The Brevibacillus brevis genome contains a region encoding:
- a CDS encoding sensor histidine kinase, giving the protein MKLFLRDQWPFAAFFLVQLILLIMIFAMDGYWNESLMIYVMFLSVFFAGAFLAIRYLSHRTIYQRLSKPVESLEELTQTYGNAPLCRAMDDISQEQYRLYKEQLHAYENKQRDHTTFIQQWVHQMKTPISVIHLLLQNEDDPTAESVREEVDRIKRGLETVLYIARLDRFEQDFLIEPVTLRSLVQNVLAENKRLFIRNQVYPEVKVDGNWRVESDEKWLAFVLNQLLTNAVRYSAGKSNKVTIRAYERGAHAILEVQDYGIGIPAEDIRRVFKPYFTGENGRKYPESTGMGLYLVQEICGRLHHGVEMESEVGEGTTVRIVLSAVVPTLQESKIAES; this is encoded by the coding sequence ATGAAGCTGTTCCTTCGAGATCAATGGCCATTCGCAGCGTTTTTCCTCGTCCAATTGATCTTATTAATTATGATTTTTGCGATGGATGGGTACTGGAATGAATCATTGATGATCTATGTCATGTTTTTATCTGTATTTTTCGCGGGGGCTTTTCTCGCCATCCGCTATTTGTCTCACCGGACAATCTATCAGCGACTGAGCAAGCCAGTAGAGTCATTGGAGGAGCTGACCCAGACATACGGGAATGCACCGTTGTGCCGCGCAATGGATGACATCAGTCAGGAGCAGTACCGGCTCTACAAAGAACAGCTTCATGCCTATGAAAACAAGCAACGGGACCATACGACGTTTATTCAGCAGTGGGTTCATCAGATGAAGACGCCGATTTCGGTTATTCATCTGTTGCTGCAAAATGAAGACGATCCAACAGCTGAGAGCGTCCGTGAAGAAGTGGACCGGATCAAGCGTGGACTGGAAACAGTATTGTACATAGCTCGCCTCGACCGATTTGAACAGGACTTCCTGATCGAGCCCGTAACTCTGCGTTCCTTGGTGCAGAATGTGTTGGCTGAAAACAAGCGGCTGTTTATTCGCAACCAGGTGTATCCCGAGGTAAAAGTGGATGGAAATTGGCGAGTGGAATCGGACGAAAAGTGGCTCGCTTTTGTCCTCAACCAATTGCTGACGAATGCTGTTCGTTATTCAGCAGGGAAAAGCAACAAGGTCACCATTCGTGCGTATGAACGTGGAGCGCATGCCATACTGGAAGTGCAGGATTATGGAATCGGGATCCCTGCCGAAGATATTCGCCGCGTATTCAAGCCGTATTTTACGGGAGAAAACGGGCGCAAATACCCTGAGTCCACCGGGATGGGGCTGTACTTGGTGCAGGAAATTTGCGGGCGGCTCCATCATGGGGTGGAAATGGAATCAGAAGTGGGCGAGGGGACAACCGTACGTATCGTCTTGTCTGCCGTCGTACCAACCTTACAAGAAAGTAAGATAGCTGAAAGTTAA
- a CDS encoding response regulator transcription factor has protein sequence MSTIMIVEDDPKINQLLQEQLEKYGFQTVNVVHFDRVMEVFTQSRPDLVLLDVNLPKFDGFYWCRQMRQESNCPILFISARESKMDQVMALENGADDYITKPFDYDVVLAKIRSQLRRAYGQYAPQEGERTVEVAGLKLFLERMELSMNDTKIELSKKEALLLEALMNQHPRVVSRERLLEKLWDEQFVDENTLNVYITRVRGKLKDLGVEGAVETVRGSGYRLRATWEEGQ, from the coding sequence ATGTCCACAATTATGATTGTAGAAGACGACCCGAAAATCAACCAGCTGCTGCAAGAACAGCTGGAAAAATACGGATTTCAAACAGTCAATGTTGTACATTTCGATAGAGTCATGGAGGTATTTACCCAGTCGCGCCCTGATCTGGTTCTGTTGGATGTGAATCTACCGAAATTTGACGGATTTTATTGGTGCCGACAAATGCGCCAGGAGTCCAATTGCCCGATCCTGTTCATCTCTGCACGAGAAAGTAAAATGGACCAGGTGATGGCCTTGGAAAATGGGGCCGATGACTATATCACGAAGCCGTTCGACTACGATGTGGTTTTGGCCAAAATCCGCAGTCAGCTACGGCGGGCTTACGGACAATATGCTCCGCAAGAAGGGGAGCGTACGGTTGAAGTGGCGGGGCTCAAGCTGTTTTTAGAGCGAATGGAGCTGTCCATGAACGATACCAAAATCGAGCTGAGCAAAAAGGAAGCGTTACTTCTCGAAGCCTTGATGAATCAACATCCGCGTGTCGTCAGCCGTGAGCGTTTGTTAGAAAAGCTGTGGGATGAGCAGTTTGTTGATGAAAACACACTGAATGTCTACATCACACGCGTACGCGGCAAGCTGAAGGACTTAGGCGTAGAGGGAGCTGTCGAAACCGTTCGCGGTTCTGGTTATCGCTTGCGTGCGACTTGGGAGGAAGGGCAATGA